From Alphaproteobacteria bacterium, the proteins below share one genomic window:
- a CDS encoding ABC transporter ATP-binding protein → MSAALDIESLTVGYGGEPVLRDVSLAVEPGRILALLGANGAGKTTLLRAAMGLVPSAGRILVGDRRIDGLSPERRARSGLGYVPEGRRVFPGLTVRENIEVAVVGGAALRGRRIAQMLALFPALAEKARERAWRLSGGQQQMLAIARALASGPPVLLLDEPSLGLAPIVAREVFGRLRIVADGGVAVLLAEQNATRALAIADEAVVLARGGVAHRGPAAGLTPQAVADLLVAG, encoded by the coding sequence GTGAGCGCGGCGCTCGATATCGAGTCCCTGACCGTCGGCTATGGCGGCGAGCCGGTGCTGCGCGACGTCTCGCTCGCCGTCGAGCCCGGCAGGATCCTCGCGCTGCTGGGCGCCAACGGGGCGGGCAAGACGACGCTCTTGCGCGCCGCCATGGGGCTCGTGCCGAGCGCCGGTCGCATCCTGGTCGGCGATCGCCGGATCGATGGCCTGTCGCCCGAGCGCCGGGCGCGCTCGGGCCTCGGCTACGTGCCCGAGGGGCGCCGCGTGTTCCCCGGCCTGACCGTGCGCGAGAACATCGAGGTCGCGGTCGTCGGGGGTGCGGCCCTGCGCGGGCGCCGGATCGCGCAGATGCTTGCGCTGTTCCCGGCGCTGGCCGAGAAGGCGCGCGAGCGCGCCTGGCGGCTGTCGGGCGGCCAGCAGCAGATGCTGGCGATCGCGCGGGCGCTGGCGAGTGGACCACCGGTGCTGCTGCTTGACGAGCCCTCGCTCGGCCTGGCGCCGATCGTCGCGCGCGAGGTCTTCGGCCGCCTGCGCATCGTCGCCGACGGCGGCGTGGCCGTGCTGCTGGCGGAGCAGAACGCGACCCGGGCGCTGGCGATCGCCGACGAAGCCGTCGTGCTGGCGCGCGGCGGCGTGGCGCATCGCGGTCCCGCGGCCGGGCTGACGCCGCAGGCGGTGGCCGATCTGCTGGTGGCGGGGTAG
- a CDS encoding sulfite exporter TauE/SafE family protein — MLQSAFAYLAALFVTTGIWLPAAVVLVAGLMRGFAGFGSAMLMAPIFAILFGPTDMIATVVAIELAVSLQLFPQARRDCDWRIIGPMSLVACLAMPFGVWLLASVDKGLIVKVVSAIIVLFVAVLASGLRWKGRRSVAGGALVGAISGMMMSVTSVGGPPVLMYLLAGNDPPSRHRANIITYYMATQFPLILIIVWSGVAGWDSLARGIVLLPLMLLGSWIGARLFQPENERLYRNVALVILFCAGAFGLLRDVIMP, encoded by the coding sequence ATGCTGCAGTCCGCGTTCGCCTATCTCGCCGCCCTGTTCGTCACTACGGGCATCTGGCTGCCGGCCGCCGTCGTGCTGGTGGCCGGGCTGATGCGCGGCTTCGCCGGATTCGGCTCGGCGATGCTGATGGCGCCGATCTTCGCCATCCTGTTCGGGCCCACCGACATGATCGCCACGGTGGTCGCCATCGAGCTCGCGGTCAGCCTGCAGCTCTTCCCTCAGGCCCGGCGCGACTGCGACTGGCGCATCATCGGGCCGATGAGCCTGGTCGCCTGCCTCGCCATGCCGTTTGGCGTCTGGCTGCTGGCCAGTGTCGACAAGGGGCTGATCGTCAAGGTGGTCTCGGCGATCATCGTGCTGTTCGTCGCCGTGCTGGCCAGCGGCCTGCGCTGGAAGGGTCGGCGCTCGGTGGCGGGTGGTGCCCTGGTCGGCGCGATCTCCGGCATGATGATGTCGGTGACCAGCGTCGGCGGGCCGCCGGTGCTGATGTACCTGCTGGCCGGCAACGATCCGCCGTCGCGCCATCGCGCCAATATCATCACCTACTACATGGCGACGCAGTTCCCGCTGATCCTCATCATCGTCTGGAGCGGCGTCGCCGGCTGGGACTCGCTTGCGCGCGGCATCGTGCTGCTGCCGCTGATGCTGCTGGGCTCGTGGATCGGCGCGAGGCTGTTCCAGCCCGAGAACGAGCGGCTCTACCGCAACGTCGCGCTCGTCATCCTGTTCTGCGCCGGCGCCTTCGGGCTCCTGCGCGACGTCATCATGCCCTGA